The genomic stretch ACTGTAAAGTAGAGCTTTATACAACCTGTTGGAGGGTCAAAGCACAGATGTTGCTATTTAATGCTGCAATTAAAcgaggaagaagaaagaactGGAGCTGAGCAGAGGAgcagcttttgtttgttttatatgaaCTGTACTCACTGCCTATCACATtcattttatgtcttcatgatAATAAATTACGACTCTATTCTTGTAACACTGCAATGaatttttttacagtaataTGTATTGTCTGTATTGCAGGTGTTTTAGCgggtaatatgactttatttccattaaaTTCCCACAAATCAATTTATTCTCTTTCGATGTTGTGTCTTCCcaaaaatattactttattattactttacaaTATGAATTACACTTTTACACTAGAACATCTCTAATATTAAGacttattttcataaaaaaattcaactttattcacataaaattctgactttttttctgtaatattctaacttcattcttgtaaaattctgctGTCTTTAATTCTATTTCAAAAatctttttctcctaatatattataaatgtatttatattgtttgtctatatgtgccctgcgattggctggtgaccagttcagggtgtaccccgcctcctgcccaaagtcagctgggataagctccagcataccaccgtgaccctaatgaggatgaagctgcatagaaaatgaatacattaattaataaatactagggctgtcaaatgattaaaaattgtaatcacattaatcacagtttttaaattaattaaagatgattaatcaccattagcaactatgtctgaaatatgcccatttttactgtatttaatgaacagaaagataaatgacagcacagggttttatatatttgtttatatatatataggtaagTATATGtaagtattaacagctccaaacgaactgaatatgtcaatcaagttAAAAGATTCGTTCAAATTGACTTGTTTTCgatgtattttccagcatacataaattgtacatctgaattaagagttaccaagttacacacacacacacacacgcattttaAGCCGTTTCTGTGATGTTCAgaatgtccctgaatgcatcacatgttcttgtaatgagaatgaggaagtgtcgttaccaggatgaacggactagagacgtgtgtgagtcgGAGATACCTACAGTATTTGGttttggaattgtactgctgttgatgtgttcaggtcagaatgaagttagaaaagagtgtcggactctgtgtgactgtgtggggacctCCACTGCGCTTCCGTCTGCCATCATACCACAGAGGCGTGTTTGCTctggtgtgcatgcgttaattacacaaaaaaaatgtacgtaatgaattaaataaattagttaccgccgttattGCGTtacttttgacagccctaataaaagcatacgactttttattttttactttactttttactCTAATATTgtcaatttatttttgtaaaaattatgtttacactaggtccccaacttacgaacatccgacttgcgaacattcgcggatacgaacacaagccgactggtctatattttattttattttgccttctagtcgctccatcagtatttatactgctactgtacatgcttgaccagtagagggcactgtgacactgctaatgggaccaacagacgctggggagagaaagctaaatggaaagctaaattgtagctgtatgatacaacccggacagagcgtgtgattaaagtttatgaagagttaataggcctgcttaattctacaccacccacagacaccacgaccatttgtcctttttcaatatctcctcctcctccacagcgacgtatgctcgaccactcctcttcaaaggtaaataacatttatcattacgtcgTTATTAcgttattatatcatttttattattgttttttttcattaattatcctcgtttaatattactactgcatccaaactcatatttacataaatacacaagctgtatatgtatacacgtacatgtagtacctatatcattggtaatattaccttttccccgacgtaagaacaattcgacttaagaacagtcgtctggaaccaattgtgttcgtaagttggggacttagtgtattctcTGAAAATGATATCCTTTGTCTCCAATACAGTAGATGCTTTCCATGGGGGTTCCATTCATGGACTACCACACAATGGTGCAATTATATGAGTAATTTTAAATAGACACACGGCTCTCTCTTACCCACTCCAAATTACATTGATGTTCTCTTCTAGTTTTGGATCATCATTTGCAAtaataaaaattcaaataataataaatatgcctcacactctTATTGAACGTaatttaaattataaaatgtatagtgaATTTGCGGGGCCTGAAGGCTGAATCACGAATGTGCGGGGACCCACTATAGTACAGTGTTTTGCacgtaaaaatgttgttttttttttcccacttgcaGTTTTTGCCTTTTTCAGGGGGTGGCCACAGCAAGCCAAACAGATGAATTGTTTTGGCTTACTTTTTGTAatggatgcccttcctgacgcaaCTCTGACCGGCAATCGAATCCATGCTGTCTGCCATAAACGGCAGAAGCCTATGCATGGTTAGAAAACTGTAatcatgtttatttttcatataaCTATGGAcatgttctcataatattctccttcatttttttctcgtaatattacaacattgttattgatttttttcttgcaaaattatgacttttgaaCAGTTACTGTTCAATTTTGcgatatttttatgaaaatatgaATTTCTGCTGTCCAAAGGAGCAGCTTTCTTCATTATGTGAAGCGTTAATTTGATTCAGTTCCTAACACATTCGTTATGAATTCAAGGGGCTTCAAGGGAAAATTATGTTAATGACCTGGTCTGTGTTGTTGCTTTGCGTATAATAGAAGGTGAACTGTTAGGTTTGCCGCCGAGTTATGCTCTCTCCAAGtgcatattcatttttttctagcATGATTTAGGCAGTTTGTTGTTCTCTTCCACACAATGGCTGATGCCTGTTTTCAGTCTTGCTGAAATGCTGGGAATGCACTTATTTCACAGCCTAGTCGGGGGAAAAAATGGCCTCTGCTTTCATCTGCAAGAATAATTCAGGGGAGTAAAAATGCTGCGCACACAGACTGTTAATGACAAAAATCATACCGTTTTgcaaaaccccccccccaaaaaaacgaaaaacaaaaacagagctGCACGTCATGCAAAATGGCaggggtgtttttttaatgagggGAAGGAAGAAGAATGCACAGCAGTGTGCAGTGTGGTCATAATGAGACAGAAAGGGGCAAAAACAGTTGAACAAAAGGCAGCAGGTTTTTATAACAGCCTGAAGTCAATGACAGCTGCAGAAATGTCTTCAAAGAACAGAAATCACCACCAATAATAAAGACAACAAACACCAGACTGAGAAAGGAGTGCTCATCATCTGTGGTATTTAGAAAGCCCCAGCGTCAGTCTGTTAGAATCACTTAAATGCACAGGAACCCCCTGCCCATAAATTCACATTTTACTCAGACAGGAGTAAATGAAATGCCTATTGCAGCTCAGTCAACAAAACTCACGGGGATTGGACTCAGAAAAGCTAATTAAATGAATAAGCTTGGCATTTTGGCTGACGActaaaacatgcacaaaaactaGAGTGGAGAAGATGAGCATCAGACAAGTCAAACAATGGACAACATTGTAGCTGTCTGCAACGAATAGTAAAACCACAAGAATAGCATTTTCTTACCCTCTGACAGCGTGGAGCAAGCGCAGAGAGGGGAAAGCGGTGCGTACGTTGACAGTGTGCTGTAGGATGAGGCGTAGGGCCCACTCCACGCGCTCCTCCCCCCCCTTGGCCATGAAGGCCGGGATCCACAGCACGCTGCCACTAAGGCTCTGAAGCCGCCGCAGAAAGCGCTCCCTCCACTCATCGTCCATGAGGTCCTGGAAGGCCCTTTGCACCACTGAAGGGTTCATGGTCACCAAGTTGGTCCTACAGCCCACGTCGTGAGAGTATTCCTCCACTGGTGCCAGGTTGCACCTAGAGAGCAAGTTAACCATTCAATGACACTGGTAGTGTAATGGGATAAATTGCCATGTGATTCACTGGTGACTTGTTCAGAGCACTAAGTCACTTGGGATAGTCTCCGGCCCCTGCTGTTCATATACCTCCCACGGACCATTCACATGATCCCCCGACATTCATTTGTGTATTACTGCAACTTTTCCTGACATTGTGGCtcattattttgagtcattctgtAAATTTGAACTGTGCAAGATGGAGGTTATtgttaataactggcaggaggaccGATTGGCTTCATTATATGACATGTTTGTGGTGTGTGCTCATGCTTGTGCATGAATAAGCATACTGTGATCTTTgactttgtgggttattttgaatCTTTTGCATTACATACAATAAGGACAGTGGCAGTTTTGTTACGTAACTGGCGGGAGGAAGGATCACATATGACATGTctattaggggtgtcccaatccaATATTGATAACGGATATTGGGTCGATATCAGCAAGAAAAATCGGATTACaacagcctgcatctaaaatcacagatattggcactccgatacaaacagtcgattccagactcgtTTATCCAGCAGCGGCCAGATAGAGTctacgtgatcacaacaacagcgtgtgctaacgtgTTAGGCAGGGAGCAGGAGTGACGTCAGCCGTGAGTATTTTTcgttaaagtccgaaaaagacatTGCAGTTGAGTGAGCacaaacttgtcatgcacaagtttcctgtgGGACCAGGGAAGTTCAATACGACCAAACTCATCACGCATTTGAAGACGGATTTTCGCAACGCCacggcttcctgaaacatccaccacggcttgacacatttgcaaagcgtgagaaacgCCCACGGGATGACAAGGAGTCATTAGCCagaacagaaaagatgaccagcccctgtcggtggtgagtaaagtcgAGTTTAAACACTTAATTGAGCACATCaaacctcgctatattatgcctagccgCCACTACAACGTGGATAAAATTATACTCCAGATCTTTAAAGACGTTTTTCTCATACGTACCATTGCTGATTATTGTTccctgtttgagtaatatcacttgatcaagccttaaTAAGTAATGAAAGTGTGAATTATTCTTGCTGATATCCTATTGATATCAGTGTCAATACGCATCGGGACACCCCCAATGTCTGTCGTGTGCGCCTGTGCTTGTGCATGAGTGTACcgtgggctttgactttgtggattatttagtCTTTTAGGTTATTTCTATTAAAGAAAGCGACAGTTATAAATAACTGACAGAATGGAACGATCACAGGGATTATATAACGTGTGTGCTCGTACACAAGAAACCCAATGTTTTCCGTTTTAGCTGAGTTTCCTCATCAAGGATGATACACCGTCTTCTGTCAGTCCCGTTGCTGTCCCCAGACACTGTCAGCCAAGATTATCACGCCGTGCGACACATGAATAGCAGAGTACATTCTTCGGCTTATTAAAAAAGGCCACTTCGCCTTTGTTTGCCCTCAGTCAATCCCGGACCGTCATTATCATGCCGAATGAGTTGACAACAGTCATGACCTCTGCTCATCAGCATTCAGAAGAAGACAAGAGAAAAGATAGCATAGCGTGATCAatgtaagaataaaaaaaactgaataaaaAGGCTGTGGCCTTTTTTCCCAGCAAGCAATCAATCAGCAGAATGGGGGAGTAGTGACACAGACATCTTTACACCAGATGTTTCATTTGGTGCTAGCTTCACTCCAGATGCTTACAGAATACCAACCAGGACACTTTCGTGTTTTGCATTTCCTGTCACAGGCAGATTTATAGTTCCTCCATTGACAGGTATAAATAGTGATGAATAGCTCAATCTGCCATTCTTGTGCTAAATGCCAAACTCTAATCAGAGGCAGCTGatgttttcacacacacacagaaacctATACTAAATGGGAACAGGACTCTTGAGAGTGCTTGGGTTTGTCTTTGCATTTGTGTTGCGTAGGGTTGCagttacagttgtccctcgctacatcgtggtttgaacatcgctccctcactctattgtgctttttcaaaaatgaatcaaTTGGTAAATGatcgctgctttgtggttgactatggcctattgttagtcaaaaaaatattgaaagacgacTTGTAGTATACTacttgtatgtagtattctgggcACTAGGaaccagtaatgttacactgatgagacatgaagTTATATTACATACCTTCACACTGTATGGAGTCAACCATAGTATGTCTGACATGATATAGTGAACAAAAAGTTATTCTcccgttccgtgtggaagtggtaagtttttggcttcttattttgtccttcttccccactccgtttgaaacactgaagtttagaataagtaaactggcgaggctaactagttagctcggtagcttgctatgtttGCGGCGTCCGTCTCtaatgtccctgcagtgatcccattgcctgcacaatgtggtgtaaacaaagaattagTAGGGTgttaaagtgactataggggtgttatttcatgtctacagggctttaataatgttaaaaactgcatttagcaagtcataaacaggttttctatgctctaactatgaaaatattcagtttattagtattgaatcctacttagcggaaattcacttatcggtcgggtctggaaccaattaacagcgataaataataaaaaattattgCAGGTGATGAGACACAGCTATGCTGCCTGCAAAGCCTGCTATTACTtgtaaaacacctccaaaaacccccaacaatgttttatcgttttatatccatgctgtgaccatgtagtaacaggtatgTTCATGAtatcatgtaatacttacagtattttgccgtactttggtcatttaaagcattaccagaacttccttcctggtcgcactgatttcacatagcaacatagataCGAACTCTAGCAATTCATTTAAATCTAATCTTGCATTAACTTTTCCATActgaaaaacacagcagcagtggcggcagctccaatatgtggcATTACCTTTCGGTTGTGGCCAGAGGCAttgcgcttttccacctccaaggcactcaaagcgctttgacacatTAACCTACTGATggcacagcatcaggagcaactgggggttcagtgtcCTGCCCacggatacttcgacatgatcatggGAGGACGTAGGACCGAACCCGCAACCgccaggttgggagacgacctttaggtaaatggagtgttgttggcAGTTTTTGGAGCTTTTTTCCAGACgcctttataggtggaatatttagctgtttttatatgtttagaacacacagaaaagagaaagatgtgtgttcatgtctcacataaggaatgCTGATGATCGGCAAAATGCCCCAAAAAAGGGCAGCTTTCCTCCAAAACCTCGACGAGCAACAACTCTGATGTCCCGTGACGGTCTCATCATTTCGATGCCAATTACATTCTGAGGAACGGGAGATAAACCGAAAACTAATTTGCTATTCCTTTTCAATTACAGCCCATTTCAATCacacgtgttgtgttgtttcacaAGTATTTCCAAGTAAAAACTTCCAGACTTGATGTGAAAATAAAGCCCAATTCTGATTTGGTGCCTTTATCCTACATAtaataccagtcaaaagtttggacacttttcaaatTGAATGCAAACATGTGTCCAAACTGGACTGTGTATTTACTATTTATGCTATTTATGCTTTCGCTATAGTTTTGATTTACCTTGGGTGTCCTTTTATTCACCATGGGTGTGTTCCTTCAGCAAACGTGTGTGTATACATTATCAACTGGTGGATTTTGATTACATCCGTCTCAAATCAACATAGCAAATCTTATCTGCGTCTTAACTCTGCAGTCGCAAGGGTTGATTTTTATCCACAATTTAAATTTTGTCCTCTCGTAAAGCGACCATGACCCAGATACGAACTGGGCCACATCGGAGCAATTAAATCGTAATTGTGTAAGTTGACCCTTAATCAAAGAAATACCTGATAACAAAGTCATGAGAGTCGATCTGCGGGCCACAGCTGCTATTGAGTAGGATGCCAGAGTTTCCTACGATGGCACACAGCCGGTGGTGCTGGTTCTTCATCGGCGACGCGGTTGGCAAAAGACGATATAGATTCTCTGAGATGTTTGTGGTGCTTTGGCGGTCAAACACGTAGTGGACGATATCGCCAGGTTTCAGCGAGCCCTTAAGGATCGAGATGTCCCTCTCCGGGTCAAGGAATCTGAGAATATTCTTCCTGCGAAAAGACAAATTATGCTTTTAAAAATGGGATTGAAGGAGACAACCAAGCTCAAGCGATGGACTACCTGATGAGGTTGGAGAGGGTCTTGTTGAAGGTCCAGCTGGATGATGAGAGCTTGGCACTGTGATTGTATGCCCGATGCGGAGGATTTATTATACCGAGTCTTGGTAGTGAAGTGCTTTCAGTGTGTGCCATCGTCTTTCTAAATGTGAACACAAGATTGATTGCAAAACACAGCGTAACATTAGGAGGCTCTACTGTATACGGTAAAACTATCAGACACATTTAAAttatatccatctatctatacTTCTAGGTGTCTGTTATGTAGGAGAGTTtattttcagtttataaaaaaaattgctaaGAATAGAATTGTTTCATGTGTTCAACACAATGTATACTTGCGGACTATAAATTGTAGTCAAGAATATTtccaaagaaatacatttttatatgtatgggGGTGTAATTTGAAAATCAGAAGGatggtcatacagtatttcctcaTATAATGGCCTCCACTCAATTAGATACCACATTACAAATactttaatgtaattttaatttgtTGTGCTAATAATAAAGGGGGAAATTTCCTTTTCCCCCACCAGTTGACATTAACACACACTGCTTGCAGAGCAAACATGGCATCGGTAAAACTAACAGCTTACAATGgcgcttaaaaaaaatctacacaTTTCAACACTGacctgaaaaaaacattcaactgttttttggaattgttattttaatgagTAATTATGAGTGGAAACATAAATTattgaatacaaataaaaaaacagaaacaatgaCAGGAAATACAATATTCAGCCGTTATAGATTCCCGTCAATGCAGATGTCCTCTAGGACGCTGCCGTCTGGGCGGGCGTAGCAGTTGCCTCTTCCAAATAAACCATAATAAGATACTCAGTGAGAATGACTCGCTGGCTTTTTTCACAGCTGAAAATTACATTGAAGTGGCAACTACATTCCCCCCATCAGCAGAGTGTGTATATAAATTGCATCtcgcaatatactgtacaggcaGGTGCGTATGTGGAGATAATTGGATTTCAGACCTGTGTGGTTTCGGGATGAGCCGGTGCAGGTTCATCTTTGACTGTCCAGTATTTCTACAAGAAACAATTCACATCCAGTTATGACTCTAATGCTCCTTAATGCTATGGTGCTAAAAATACTTCCTGGATCCGATTGCAATGAGGACTCCACTGTGTTACCCAGCCATGGTGTGTGTCTCTCCTTAAGAACGAATGAAGGTGAAAGGCACGCATTGAGCAGGTATTTTTAGACCAATCCACTGTGGGCCCGTTTGCTGATGTAACGAGGAGAAATGTAACCCTAATGGAGCCCCATTATATTGACTGTGGCTTTCCTTTAACTGGGAAGGAGAGGATACTGGttgccacttcattaggtacacctacataTATAAGAGCTGTGTCAAGCAGTGCTCGGGTTATTATTGCAGCTTTACAAGTACTGAGGAATGTTTCTGATTCATCTGTGAGCTATAATCAGCAAGTCTTTCAACATACAatggattattatttttacaaccACTCAGGTGCCTCAGTAGCATGTGGAAGAACTCCACCTTCTCCTGGTCACACACTACTGTGGGATGGCAATCTACTCCATCTCAAGTGTTGTGGTTGTGTTGGCCATTCTGGCATGAACAGCATCCATAAGCTGATCGCTTATGTGTTTAGCTGGCTTGCCGCCATTCTTTCCACACCAAAACTCTGGGGGTAGTCTTTGGTAAACACCACTCTGTGGATTGGAGTGTTATCATCTTGCCGGTTGGGTTTCAGTCCTTGACTGGTGATATGGTGTTACTGAATATAATATTGATACCTCTCTGCATTGAGATTGACTTTAATGATGACAAGCTTAGTTTTTGCCATGTGTGTgccactcaggctgtatgagttgggctttagtgcttgttaatgtaaccaAGCGTTTTAGGATGGCCGCTGACTTTGTGTGAGTTTTGTATGAAATAGGGACAGCCAGGGCTGCAAGAGGCACTCAGATAGCTATctcacttagcaacagtcaaaacattttcaacacacatcacACTTCCAGCCTTTAAAATAAGCGCGgcgcacatcctgtctaatagtggtaataCAATAAGAGTGggataaaaaatagcttacattaataaagctatTACAATCGCATCTGCAACTACgtcttctttaaccacaagcacggataTGATCCTTtcttgaggattttgtagcaaagtaaagttagaaaagttagcgaagctacatccgtttctgaaataccaaaattgtccaatgatgtattgcatcaataaatgtgtggatgtttgcatttatttaactgTCATTTTATTCAATgccaccaaaaacacacactctatggtgataaaataagtgtaaaaagtaaaaaacttcatttaaaattcaaatggattttgagaaaaaataaaacggctttcatagggccctacagtCCTGACCTCAACCGTACTGAACACTTGCAACAACTCCTGGTAGAGGTGCCATCCCACAGCAGTGTGTTACCATGCTGTTGAGGCTTGTTCTTCCACATGTTATTGAGGCACCTgactataaaataataattatgttaGATTGCCAATGGAATAGCAGCAGCATATACAGTGAAGGTCTAGcacaacacacaaatgcaccTTCCCTACAAATGAGGCATCATTTAAAAGGGAATAAAACTAATAACGGAACCTCATTGTCATGATTAGGCTTTATTTTTTGTTCCAGCTCTTGTATGGGATGTGATAAGCATGTGCATAGAGATGGCCTACTCTCACACGTAGATTTCGTTAATACCAAGATGGTAAAATGACCTCCCtcgttttttctttctttctttctttctttttttacatccCCTATTGTTGTAGTAATTGTATTAAGCTGCATTCAGGCTGCGGTGAAAGTGCTTCCATTTGTTCTCCCATGACAAATCACAACCCAATAATTTTGCATTCAAAACAAAACGTTCTTGCCGAAAGGGGGAAATGTGAGCGTCCCTAATGAGAGTGAGAGGGATGTGGGCACTGGCTTTTGCTAAATTAAGAATTGTTGCAAGTGCAAAATGAAAGTGGGGCAcatgtgtctctgtgtgtgtgacttAAAACATCCATTTCAGGAAAAAGAGAGAATAAAAGAGTAACCAGCCCCCCCACAGTCTGCTGCCCCCTCTTTCCTTTCTCTCTTTAAGTGTGGAAatgtagcctatcccagatgcAAGCTGCTGCAAGACAAATAGCCTA from Dunckerocampus dactyliophorus isolate RoL2022-P2 chromosome 5, RoL_Ddac_1.1, whole genome shotgun sequence encodes the following:
- the st8sia2 gene encoding alpha-2,8-sialyltransferase 8B isoform X1, translating into MLPASRTLLFLFVTLLVLVLIVDDISQVEEEAANTGQSKMNLHRLIPKPHRKTMAHTESTSLPRLGIINPPHRAYNHSAKLSSSSWTFNKTLSNLIRKNILRFLDPERDISILKGSLKPGDIVHYVFDRQSTTNISENLYRLLPTASPMKNQHHRLCAIVGNSGILLNSSCGPQIDSHDFVIRCNLAPVEEYSHDVGCRTNLVTMNPSVVQRAFQDLMDDEWRERFLRRLQSLSGSVLWIPAFMAKGGEERVEWALRLILQHTVNVRTAFPSLRLLHAVRGYWLTNNVHIKRPTTGLLMYTMATRFCEEIHLYGFWPFPHDPQGKAVKYHYYDSLKYEYTSRSSPHTMPLEFRTLSALHRQGALRLHTGSCDPETIQQEEPESK
- the st8sia2 gene encoding alpha-2,8-sialyltransferase 8B isoform X2, which produces MLPASRTLLFLFVTLLVLVLIVDDISQVEEEAAKTMAHTESTSLPRLGIINPPHRAYNHSAKLSSSSWTFNKTLSNLIRKNILRFLDPERDISILKGSLKPGDIVHYVFDRQSTTNISENLYRLLPTASPMKNQHHRLCAIVGNSGILLNSSCGPQIDSHDFVIRCNLAPVEEYSHDVGCRTNLVTMNPSVVQRAFQDLMDDEWRERFLRRLQSLSGSVLWIPAFMAKGGEERVEWALRLILQHTVNVRTAFPSLRLLHAVRGYWLTNNVHIKRPTTGLLMYTMATRFCEEIHLYGFWPFPHDPQGKAVKYHYYDSLKYEYTSRSSPHTMPLEFRTLSALHRQGALRLHTGSCDPETIQQEEPESK
- the st8sia2 gene encoding alpha-2,8-sialyltransferase 8B isoform X3, which encodes MLPASRTLLFLFVTLLVLVLIVDDISQVEEEAAKNILRFLDPERDISILKGSLKPGDIVHYVFDRQSTTNISENLYRLLPTASPMKNQHHRLCAIVGNSGILLNSSCGPQIDSHDFVIRCNLAPVEEYSHDVGCRTNLVTMNPSVVQRAFQDLMDDEWRERFLRRLQSLSGSVLWIPAFMAKGGEERVEWALRLILQHTVNVRTAFPSLRLLHAVRGYWLTNNVHIKRPTTGLLMYTMATRFCEEIHLYGFWPFPHDPQGKAVKYHYYDSLKYEYTSRSSPHTMPLEFRTLSALHRQGALRLHTGSCDPETIQQEEPESK